Proteins co-encoded in one Klebsiella michiganensis genomic window:
- a CDS encoding acetylornithine deacetylase (catalyzes the formation of L-ornithine from N(2)-acetyl-L-ornithine in arginine biosynthesis): MKMKLPPFIEIYRALIATPSISATDSALDQSNESLINLLAGWFRDLGFNVEIQPVPGTRNKFNMLASSGQGAGGLLLAGHTDTVPFDDGRWTRDPFTLTEHDNKLYGLGTADMKGFFAFILDALRDVDVTTLKKPLYILATADEETTMAGARYFSETTSLRPDCAIIGEPTSLQPVRAHKGHLSNAIRILGQSGHSSDPARGVNAIELMHDAIGHILALRNTLKDRYHHDAFTVPYPTLNLGHISGGDAANRICACCELHMDIRPLPGMTLNDLNGLLTEALEPVSQRWPGRLTVSELHPPIPGYECPPDHQLVQVVEKLLGAQTEVVNYCTEAPFIQTVCPTLVLGPGSINQAHQPDEYIDTRFIKPTRELITQVVHHFCWH, translated from the coding sequence GTGAAGATGAAATTACCGCCTTTTATCGAGATCTACCGCGCCCTGATCGCGACACCTTCCATCAGCGCCACCGACAGCGCGCTGGACCAAAGCAATGAGTCTTTAATCAATTTACTGGCCGGCTGGTTCCGTGACCTCGGTTTTAACGTCGAAATTCAGCCCGTACCAGGCACACGCAATAAATTCAATATGCTGGCGAGCAGTGGCCAGGGCGCTGGCGGCCTGCTGCTGGCAGGGCACACCGATACCGTGCCGTTTGACGATGGCCGCTGGACGCGGGACCCGTTTACCCTGACCGAGCACGACAACAAGCTTTACGGCCTGGGTACTGCCGACATGAAAGGGTTCTTCGCGTTTATTCTGGATGCACTGCGCGACGTAGATGTGACAACCCTGAAAAAGCCGCTCTACATCCTGGCTACCGCCGATGAAGAGACCACCATGGCAGGTGCACGCTATTTCTCTGAAACAACCTCGCTGCGCCCGGACTGCGCAATCATCGGCGAACCGACATCTTTACAGCCGGTACGCGCGCACAAAGGCCACTTGTCGAACGCCATTCGTATTCTTGGGCAGTCCGGCCACTCGAGCGATCCCGCGCGCGGTGTCAACGCGATTGAACTGATGCATGATGCCATCGGCCACATCCTCGCGCTGCGCAATACCCTGAAAGATCGCTATCACCATGATGCCTTCACTGTGCCATACCCAACCCTTAACCTCGGACACATTAGCGGCGGCGACGCGGCAAACCGCATTTGTGCATGTTGCGAACTTCACATGGACATTCGCCCGCTGCCGGGCATGACATTAAACGATCTGAACGGTTTACTGACTGAAGCACTAGAACCGGTAAGCCAGCGCTGGCCTGGCCGACTGACGGTCTCTGAACTACATCCGCCGATTCCAGGCTACGAATGCCCGCCGGACCACCAGCTCGTGCAGGTCGTTGAGAAACTGCTCGGGGCGCAAACGGAAGTGGTGAACTATTGCACCGAGGCGCCGTTTATCCAGACAGTGTGCCCGACGTTGGTTCTTGGGCCAGGCTCCATCAACCAGGCGCACCAGCCGGATGAATACATCGACACCCGCTTTATCAAGCCAACCCGGGAATTAATTACTCAGGTAGTGCATCATTTTTGTTGGCATTAA
- a CDS encoding N-acetyl-gamma-glutamyl-phosphate reductase, whose protein sequence is MLNTLIVGASGYAGAELVSYLNRHPDMNITALTVSAQSSDAGKLISDLHPQLKGIVDLPLQAMSDISEFSEGVDVVFLATAHEVSHDLAPQFLAAGCVVIDLSGAFRVNDPAFYERYYGFTHQHPELLEKAVYGLAEWQGAELKESNLIAVPGCYPTASQLALKPLIDADLLDLNQWPVINATSGVSGAGRKAAISNSFCEVSLQPYGVFNHRHQPEIATHLGAPVIFTPHLGNFPRGILATITCRLKAGVTQQQIAETFTQAYGDKPLVRLYEKGVPALKNVVGLPFCDIGFAVQDEHLIVVATEDNLLKGAAAQAVQCLNIRFGFAETQSLI, encoded by the coding sequence ATGTTGAATACGCTGATTGTGGGTGCAAGCGGTTATGCAGGCGCAGAGCTTGTAAGCTATTTGAATCGCCATCCTGATATGAACATAACCGCTTTGACGGTTTCAGCGCAAAGTTCAGATGCAGGAAAATTGATATCTGATTTGCATCCACAGTTAAAAGGCATCGTTGATCTGCCGCTGCAGGCGATGTCAGACATCAGCGAGTTTAGCGAAGGCGTGGATGTGGTATTCCTTGCCACCGCCCACGAAGTCAGCCACGACCTGGCCCCGCAGTTCCTGGCTGCAGGCTGCGTGGTGATCGATCTCTCCGGCGCGTTCCGTGTTAACGATCCTGCGTTCTATGAACGTTATTACGGTTTTACCCATCAGCATCCAGAGCTGCTGGAAAAAGCGGTTTACGGCCTGGCCGAATGGCAGGGCGCTGAGCTAAAAGAGAGTAATTTAATTGCCGTGCCGGGCTGCTACCCGACGGCGTCTCAGCTGGCGCTGAAGCCGCTGATCGACGCCGATCTGCTGGATTTGAACCAGTGGCCGGTGATCAACGCCACCAGTGGCGTAAGCGGTGCCGGGCGCAAGGCTGCGATTTCCAACAGCTTCTGCGAAGTCAGCCTGCAGCCTTACGGCGTGTTTAATCACCGCCATCAGCCAGAAATCGCCACCCATCTTGGCGCGCCGGTTATTTTCACCCCGCACCTCGGTAATTTCCCACGCGGCATTCTGGCGACGATTACCTGTCGCCTGAAAGCTGGCGTAACGCAGCAGCAAATCGCGGAGACGTTTACTCAGGCCTATGGCGACAAGCCGCTGGTTCGCTTGTATGAAAAAGGCGTACCGGCGCTGAAAAATGTGGTTGGCCTGCCGTTCTGCGACATCGGTTTTGCCGTGCAGGATGAGCACCTGATTGTTGTTGCCACAGAGGATAACCTGCTTAAAGGCGCCGCGGCGCAGGCAGTACAGTGTCTTAATATTCGTTTTGGCTTCGCCGAAACGCAGTCCCTTATTTAA
- a CDS encoding acetylglutamate kinase: MNPLIIKLGGVLLDSEEALERLFTALVNYRQSHQRPLVIVHGGGCLVDELMKKLALPVEKKNGLRVTPADQIDIITGALAGTANKTLLAWAKKHGINGVGLSLGDGDSVTVTQLDEALGHVGLAKPGSPKLINTLLENGFLPIVSSIGVTTEGELMNVNADQAATALAATLGADLILLSDVSGILDGKGQRIAEMTAAKAEQLIEQGIITDGMIVKVNAALDAARTLGRPVDIASWRHADQLPSLFNGVAIGTRILA; encoded by the coding sequence ATGAATCCTTTAATTATCAAATTGGGCGGCGTACTGCTGGATAGCGAAGAGGCGCTGGAGCGCCTGTTTACCGCCCTGGTGAACTATCGTCAGTCACATCAGCGTCCGCTGGTGATTGTCCACGGCGGCGGTTGCCTGGTGGATGAGTTAATGAAAAAGCTGGCGTTACCGGTGGAAAAGAAAAATGGCCTGCGTGTGACGCCTGCTGACCAGATTGACATTATTACCGGTGCGCTGGCGGGCACGGCCAACAAGACTCTGCTGGCATGGGCGAAGAAGCATGGGATTAACGGGGTGGGCTTAAGCCTCGGCGACGGGGATAGCGTCACGGTGACTCAGCTTGACGAAGCGCTTGGCCACGTCGGCCTCGCTAAACCGGGTTCGCCAAAACTGATTAATACGCTGCTGGAAAACGGCTTTCTGCCGATTGTTAGCTCCATCGGCGTGACCACAGAAGGTGAACTGATGAACGTCAATGCGGACCAGGCGGCAACGGCGCTGGCCGCAACGCTTGGGGCGGATTTAATCCTGCTCTCTGATGTGAGCGGTATCCTGGACGGTAAAGGCCAGCGCATCGCTGAGATGACGGCTGCCAAAGCTGAACAGCTGATTGAGCAAGGTATTATTACCGACGGCATGATTGTGAAAGTGAACGCGGCGCTGGATGCGGCCCGTACCCTGGGGCGTCCGGTGGATATTGCCTCATGGCGCCACGCGGATCAGCTACCCTCTTTATTCAACGGTGTGGCTATCGGCACCCGGATTCTGGCATAG
- a CDS encoding argininosuccinate synthase, protein MQNHGIKKIVLAYSGGLDTSAIIPWLKENYGGCEVVACVVDIGQDREDLKGVEQKALRSGASECYVVDAREEFISDYVYPVLQTGALYEGSYLLGTSMARPLIAKALVDVANKVGADALCHGATGKGNDQVRFESTWAALAPHLKVVAPWREWNLRSREALLDYLKERDIPTTATLEKIYSRDENAWHISTEGGVLESPWNAPNKDCWVWTVDPQEAPDQAEQVTVTVKQGKVVAVNGEAMSPFKCLETLNAIGSKHGIGRIDIVENRLVGIKSRGCYETPGGTIIMAALRGVEQLVLDRDSFKWREQLGLEMSYVVYDGRWFAPLRKSLQASAESLAEEVNGEVVLQLYKGQVTAIQKKSPNSLYSEEFATFGEDEVYDHSHAGGFIRLFSLSSRIRALNELKK, encoded by the coding sequence ATGCAAAATCACGGCATCAAAAAAATCGTTCTCGCATACTCTGGCGGCCTCGACACTTCAGCCATCATTCCATGGCTGAAAGAGAACTACGGCGGCTGCGAAGTTGTCGCCTGCGTGGTGGATATCGGTCAGGATCGTGAAGATCTTAAAGGCGTTGAGCAGAAAGCGCTGCGCTCCGGGGCTTCAGAGTGCTACGTGGTAGATGCGCGTGAAGAGTTTATCAGCGACTATGTTTACCCTGTGCTGCAGACCGGGGCGCTGTATGAAGGCAGCTATCTGCTCGGGACCTCTATGGCGCGTCCGCTGATCGCTAAGGCGCTGGTGGACGTGGCGAATAAAGTGGGTGCAGATGCGCTGTGCCACGGTGCAACCGGCAAAGGTAATGACCAGGTACGTTTTGAATCCACCTGGGCCGCGCTGGCTCCACATCTGAAGGTTGTTGCGCCGTGGCGTGAGTGGAACCTGCGTTCCCGTGAAGCGCTGCTCGACTACCTGAAAGAGCGTGATATCCCGACAACCGCAACGCTTGAAAAAATCTATAGCCGTGACGAAAACGCCTGGCACATTTCTACCGAAGGCGGCGTGCTGGAAAGCCCGTGGAATGCGCCGAACAAAGATTGCTGGGTGTGGACCGTTGACCCGCAGGAAGCGCCGGATCAGGCCGAGCAGGTGACCGTTACCGTTAAACAGGGCAAAGTTGTCGCCGTTAACGGCGAAGCGATGAGCCCGTTCAAGTGCCTGGAAACCCTGAATGCGATTGGTTCTAAGCACGGTATTGGCCGTATTGATATCGTAGAAAACCGTCTGGTGGGCATTAAGTCCCGTGGCTGCTATGAAACCCCAGGGGGCACGATTATTATGGCCGCGCTGCGTGGCGTTGAGCAGCTGGTGCTGGATCGCGATTCCTTCAAATGGCGTGAGCAGCTGGGTCTCGAAATGTCCTACGTCGTGTACGATGGCCGCTGGTTTGCACCGCTGCGTAAATCTCTGCAGGCGTCTGCCGAGTCGCTGGCGGAAGAAGTGAACGGTGAAGTTGTGCTGCAGCTGTACAAAGGCCAGGTGACGGCAATTCAGAAAAAATCACCAAACAGCCTCTACAGCGAAGAGTTTGCAACTTTCGGTGAAGATGAAGTTTACGATCACAGCCATGCCGGCGGCTTTATCCGTCTGTTCTCGCTCTCTTCCCGTATCCGTGCGCTGAACGAACTTAAGAAGTAA
- a CDS encoding argininosuccinate lyase (catalyzes the formation of arginine from (N-L-arginino)succinate), whose amino-acid sequence MALWGGRFTQAADQRFKQFNDSLRFDYRLAEQDIVGSVAWSKALVTVGVLTEAEQQQLEQALKVLLEEVQVNPQAILESDAEDIHSWVEGKLIDKVGALGKKLHTGRSRNDQVATDLKLWCKMQIGELLAATRQVQQALIETAEANQDAVMPGYTHLQRAQPVTFAHWCLAYVEMLARDESRLQSTLQRLDVSPLGSGALAGTAYEIDREQLAGWLGFASATRNSLDSVSDRDHVLELLSNASIGMVHLSRFAEDLIFFNTGEAGFVELSDRVTSGSSLMPQKKNPDALELIRGKCGRVQGALTGMMMTLKGLPLAYNKDMQEDKEGLFDALDTWLDCLHMSGLVLDGIQVKRPRCQEAAEQGYANATELADYLVAKGVPFREAHHIVGEAVVEAIKQGKALEALTLADLQKFSAVIGEDVYPILSLQSCLDKRAAKGGVSPKQVALAIADAKQRLV is encoded by the coding sequence ATGGCACTTTGGGGTGGGCGTTTTACTCAGGCAGCCGATCAACGGTTTAAGCAATTCAATGACTCTTTACGCTTTGACTATCGCCTGGCTGAGCAAGACATCGTAGGTTCTGTCGCCTGGTCCAAAGCGTTGGTCACCGTGGGCGTGCTGACTGAAGCTGAGCAACAGCAGCTTGAGCAGGCCCTGAAAGTCTTGCTGGAAGAAGTGCAGGTTAATCCGCAGGCTATCCTGGAAAGCGATGCAGAAGATATTCACAGCTGGGTGGAAGGCAAGCTTATCGATAAAGTCGGTGCGCTGGGTAAAAAACTCCACACTGGCCGTAGCCGCAACGATCAGGTCGCAACCGACCTGAAGCTGTGGTGCAAAATGCAGATCGGCGAGCTGCTGGCTGCCACTCGTCAGGTACAGCAGGCGTTAATTGAAACCGCCGAAGCCAATCAGGATGCGGTGATGCCGGGTTATACACACCTGCAGCGCGCGCAGCCGGTCACTTTTGCCCACTGGTGCCTGGCTTACGTTGAGATGCTGGCGCGTGATGAAAGCCGTTTGCAAAGTACTCTACAGCGCCTGGACGTTAGCCCGCTGGGCAGCGGCGCGCTGGCAGGTACAGCCTATGAAATTGACCGTGAACAGCTTGCTGGCTGGTTAGGTTTTGCTTCCGCGACCCGCAACAGCCTCGACAGCGTCTCTGACCGCGATCATGTGCTGGAATTGCTGTCCAACGCTTCTATTGGCATGGTTCACCTGTCCCGTTTTGCAGAAGACCTGATCTTCTTCAACACCGGGGAAGCGGGTTTTGTTGAGCTGTCCGATCGCGTGACTTCAGGCTCTTCACTGATGCCGCAGAAGAAGAACCCAGATGCGCTGGAGCTTATCCGCGGCAAGTGCGGCCGCGTCCAGGGTGCGCTGACCGGCATGATGATGACTCTGAAAGGTCTGCCGCTGGCGTATAACAAAGACATGCAGGAAGACAAAGAAGGCCTGTTCGACGCGCTTGATACCTGGCTCGATTGCTTGCATATGTCCGGGCTGGTGCTGGACGGCATTCAGGTGAAACGTCCTCGCTGCCAGGAAGCGGCTGAACAGGGCTATGCCAACGCTACCGAGCTGGCGGATTACCTGGTTGCCAAAGGCGTGCCGTTCCGTGAAGCCCACCACATTGTAGGTGAGGCTGTCGTCGAAGCGATTAAACAAGGTAAAGCGCTGGAAGCCTTAACCCTTGCCGATTTGCAGAAGTTCAGCGCGGTCATTGGTGAAGACGTTTATCCGATCCTGTCGCTGCAATCCTGTCTTGACAAACGTGCCGCTAAAGGCGGGGTTTCACCTAAGCAGGTTGCCCTGGCAATAGCCGACGCTAAACAGCGCCTGGTCTAA
- a CDS encoding transcriptional regulator (Activates the expression of a regulon of hydrogen peroxide-inducible genes such as katG, gor, ahpC, ahpF, oxyS, dps, fur and grxA) — protein sequence MNIRDLEYLVALAEHRHFRRAADACHVSQPTLSGQIRKLEDELGVMLLERTSRKVLFTQAGLLLVDQARTVLREVKVLKEMASQQGEAMSGPLHIGLIPTVGPYLLPQIIPMLHQTFPKLEMYLHEAQTHQLLAQLDSGKLDCAILALVKESEAFIEVPLFDEPMVLAVYQDHPWANRDRVPMSDLAGEKLLMLEDGHCLRDQAMGFCFEAGADEDTHFRATSLETLRNMVAAGSGITLLPALAVPHERQRDGVVYLPCYKPEPRRTIGLVYRPGSPLRSRYEQLAEAIRTQMDGHFDSALKQAI from the coding sequence ATGAATATTCGAGATCTTGAATACCTGGTGGCGCTGGCCGAGCACCGCCATTTTCGTCGGGCAGCGGATGCCTGTCACGTTAGCCAGCCGACCCTGAGCGGCCAGATCCGCAAGCTGGAAGATGAGCTGGGCGTTATGCTGCTGGAACGCACCAGCCGTAAAGTGCTGTTCACCCAGGCTGGTTTGTTGCTGGTGGATCAGGCGCGAACGGTGCTGCGTGAAGTCAAAGTACTGAAAGAGATGGCAAGCCAGCAGGGTGAGGCGATGTCCGGGCCGCTGCATATTGGCCTGATCCCTACCGTGGGGCCTTACCTGCTGCCGCAAATTATTCCTATGCTGCATCAGACCTTCCCTAAGCTGGAAATGTATCTGCATGAAGCTCAGACCCATCAGTTGCTGGCGCAGCTCGACAGCGGCAAGCTGGACTGTGCCATTCTGGCGCTGGTAAAAGAGAGCGAAGCGTTTATCGAAGTGCCGCTGTTTGATGAGCCGATGGTGCTGGCGGTTTATCAGGATCACCCTTGGGCAAACCGCGACCGCGTGCCGATGTCCGATTTGGCCGGTGAAAAGCTGCTGATGCTGGAAGACGGGCACTGCCTGCGCGATCAGGCCATGGGCTTTTGTTTTGAAGCGGGCGCGGATGAAGATACCCATTTCCGGGCAACAAGCTTAGAGACGCTGCGTAACATGGTGGCGGCAGGAAGTGGCATTACGCTCTTGCCAGCCCTTGCCGTGCCGCACGAACGCCAGCGCGACGGTGTAGTTTATCTGCCGTGTTATAAACCAGAACCGCGTCGTACCATCGGCCTGGTTTATCGTCCGGGGTCACCGCTGCGCAGCCGCTATGAGCAGCTGGCAGAGGCCATCCGCACGCAGATGGATGGCCATTTCGACTCAGCGCTAAAACAGGCGATTTAA
- a CDS encoding pyridine nucleotide transhydrogenase (catalyzes the conversion of NADPH to NADH): MPQTYDYDAIVIGSGPGGEGAAMGLVKQGARVAVIERYHNVGGGCTHWGTIPSKALRHAVSRIIEFNQNPLYSDHTHLLRSSFADILNHADSVINQQTRMRQGFYERNRCEMLQGDAHFVDEHTIELLCHDGSVETYTAEKFVIACGSRPYRPPEVDFTHPRIYDSDSILSLHHEPRHVIIYGAGVIGCEYASIFRGMNVKVDLINTRDRLLAFLDQEMSDSLSYHFWNSGVVIRHNEEFEKIEGVDDGVIVSLKSGKKVKADCLLYANGRTGNTDSLTLENIGLEADSRGLIKVNSMYQTALPHIYAVGDVIGYPSLASAAYDQGRIAAQALVKGEATGHLIEDIPTGIYTIPEISSVGKTEQQLTSMKVPYEVGRAQFKHLARAQIVGMNVGTLKILFHRETKEILGIHCFGERAAEIIHIGQAIMEQKGGGNTIEYFVNTTFNYPTMAEAYRVAALNGLNRLF; the protein is encoded by the coding sequence ATGCCACAAACCTACGATTATGACGCAATAGTGATTGGTTCCGGTCCCGGGGGCGAAGGTGCCGCCATGGGGCTGGTGAAACAAGGAGCCAGGGTAGCGGTGATTGAGCGCTACCACAATGTCGGCGGCGGTTGCACCCATTGGGGCACCATCCCTTCGAAAGCCCTCCGCCACGCCGTTAGCCGCATTATTGAATTCAATCAAAACCCGTTATACAGCGACCACACTCACCTTCTCCGCTCCTCTTTTGCCGACATCCTGAACCACGCCGACAGCGTGATTAACCAGCAAACCCGCATGCGCCAGGGCTTTTACGAGCGTAACCGCTGCGAGATGCTGCAGGGCGATGCGCACTTTGTGGATGAGCACACTATCGAGCTTCTTTGCCACGATGGGTCGGTCGAGACCTACACCGCCGAGAAATTTGTGATCGCCTGCGGCTCTCGCCCTTACCGCCCGCCGGAAGTGGATTTTACCCACCCGCGCATCTACGACAGCGACTCAATCCTAAGCCTGCATCACGAGCCACGCCATGTGATCATCTATGGTGCCGGGGTGATCGGTTGTGAATACGCTTCTATCTTCCGTGGGATGAACGTCAAAGTTGATCTGATCAACACCCGCGATCGCCTGCTCGCTTTCCTCGATCAGGAAATGTCGGACTCGCTCTCTTATCACTTCTGGAACAGCGGTGTAGTCATCCGCCACAACGAAGAGTTTGAGAAGATTGAAGGCGTGGACGACGGCGTGATTGTCTCTCTGAAGTCCGGCAAAAAAGTGAAGGCAGATTGCCTGCTTTACGCCAATGGACGTACCGGGAATACAGATTCGCTGACGCTGGAAAATATCGGGCTCGAAGCCGACAGCCGTGGACTCATCAAGGTCAACAGCATGTACCAGACTGCGCTGCCGCATATTTACGCGGTAGGTGACGTTATTGGTTATCCAAGTCTGGCTTCAGCAGCTTACGATCAGGGGCGTATCGCCGCTCAAGCGCTGGTGAAAGGTGAAGCCACGGGTCATCTGATCGAAGATATTCCGACCGGCATTTATACCATTCCGGAAATCAGCTCCGTGGGCAAAACGGAACAACAACTCACCTCGATGAAAGTGCCTTACGAAGTGGGCCGGGCGCAGTTTAAGCATCTCGCTCGGGCGCAAATCGTGGGCATGAACGTTGGGACGCTGAAAATTCTGTTCCACCGTGAGACAAAAGAAATTTTGGGGATCCACTGCTTTGGCGAGCGCGCGGCCGAAATTATTCACATCGGCCAGGCGATTATGGAGCAGAAAGGTGGCGGTAACACCATTGAGTACTTCGTTAACACCACCTTTAACTACCCAACCATGGCGGAAGCCTATCGGGTAGCGGCGCTTAACGGCTTAAATCGCCTGTTTTAG
- a CDS encoding transcriptional regulator (negatively controls the expression of fabA and fabB, genes involved in the unsaturated fatty acid biosynthesis) has product MMGVRAQQKERTRRSLVEAAFSQLSAERSFASLSLREVAREAGIAPTSFYRHFRDVDELGLTMVDESGLMLRQLMRQARQRIAKGGSVIRTSVSTFMEFIGNNPNAFRLLLRERSGTSAAFRAAVAREIQHFIAELADYLELENRMPRSFTEAQAEAMVTIVFSAGAEALDVDIEQRRQLEERLVLQLRMISKGAYYWYRREQEKMALAHLSEE; this is encoded by the coding sequence ATGATGGGTGTAAGAGCGCAACAAAAAGAGAGAACCAGGCGTTCTTTAGTCGAGGCGGCATTTAGCCAGCTAAGCGCCGAGAGAAGCTTCGCCAGCCTGAGCCTGCGTGAAGTTGCCCGTGAAGCCGGTATTGCGCCAACGTCATTTTATCGCCATTTCCGCGATGTTGATGAGCTCGGTCTCACTATGGTAGACGAAAGTGGCCTGATGCTGCGGCAGTTAATGCGGCAGGCGCGTCAGCGCATTGCTAAAGGCGGCAGCGTGATCCGTACGTCAGTGTCAACGTTCATGGAGTTTATCGGCAATAACCCTAACGCCTTCCGTCTTTTGCTGCGTGAGCGTTCAGGCACATCTGCGGCGTTTCGTGCCGCGGTTGCCCGTGAAATTCAGCACTTTATTGCGGAACTTGCCGACTATTTAGAACTCGAAAATCGCATGCCTCGCAGCTTCACCGAAGCGCAGGCTGAAGCGATGGTCACGATTGTGTTTAGTGCAGGTGCCGAAGCGCTGGACGTTGATATCGAACAGCGTCGCCAGCTCGAAGAGCGACTGGTGTTGCAGCTACGTATGATCTCGAAAGGGGCATACTACTGGTATCGCCGGGAACAAGAAAAAATGGCA